TTCTCCTCGTTGACGAATCATCGGGTAAGGAAGCCGTCCTAAATCGCGTAATTGGGCACTTTTTTGCTTTTGTAACTGTGAAATATCCTCTAGTAGCACAGGGTCAAAAGCTGGCATCGTATTCATCCGCAACAGCCGTAACCGAACATTGCAGAGATGGATACCATCTAAAGTCCAATCTTTCATCCCGGTTGTTCCAAGAGCGCAACCATCGCAGACACCTTTATCGAGAATATTCCACGCATAAGGTAGTTTGTCACGAGACAGCCAAATTGCCCGAAATACCTCCCAGTAGTTATTGGGATACTGTTCGCCAATGCCAAAAGGCTTCCAACTTGCCCAGTGCTGGGGTGTCCAATATTTCTTGGGTTTTGGCAACATAAGGTTACAGCAAAATAAGACAAATCACCTCTTTAAGGCTACCGTCTTGAGTAGCATTTGAGTAGTAAGAGTGAACTCAATACTGCTCGGTTAAGGAATTTCTTGGTTGAGAGAAATGGAGGCTGGCGTTGAGTTTTGCCTCCCCTGCTTCCCCTGCCTCAAGAGCCTATGAATCGTGACCTTGATGCAAGACTCAAAGATGTGGAGGAGTTTCAGCGGAATTTTGAAAGCTGGCAAGCTGAACTTCGCTTGCGCGGCGAGTAACTCTCTGGGGATTTGCGCTACCCTAAGTCAGGAAGCCAAGGATCAATCATAATGAAAAAATGGATTTGGCTGATACTGTTAGCGCTGATGGCAGTTGTGGTGGTGGGTAGCAGAGGTAGCACGTTTTTTGAACAGCCTCCCTCACCGACGATTGTTGAGCGCATTCCAGTAGAAACACCCCAACTACAGCCAGAGTCGCAAGAAGTTGACAATATTTTACAAGTATCTACTGACAAGCTGTTAAGCCATATCCAAAAGTTAAATTTTCAGCGCTACACAACAACAGAGCGATCGCTTACTCGCACTTATATCACAACTGAACTAAAAAAATTAGGTTGGAAGCCTAAATTAGAAAAGTTCTCCGATGGTGTGAATATTTTTGCCGAACGTCCAGGAACTAACAAAGCTGCAAAAGCAATTCTGGTAGCAGCGCATTACGACACTGTTGCCTCATCCCCTGGTGCTGATGATAACGCCAGTGGTGTAGCTGTAGTGCTGGAAGTCTCCCGGTTGTTAGGTTCCCATCCCACTCCACGAACATTACAGCTAGCTTTTTTTGACCAAGAAGAAGCAGGACTTTTAGGTAGTCAGGCTTTCGTTAGCAAGAAAGCACGCTTACAAAACTTAGGCGGAGCGATCGTTATGGATATGGTAGGTTATGCTTGTTACACTGCTGGATGTCAGAAATACCCTACTGGATTGCCTGTTAAGCCACCTAGCGACAAAGGCGACTTTTTAGCAGTAATCGGTGATACAGAACATTTATCTTTACTGAGTGCCTTTCAAAACTCACAGAATATCCCATTAACTGCCCTGAATAAACAGGAATTAAATCTGCCAGCAGTGCTAACATTGCCGATTCCTTTTAAAGGTCTACTGACACCCGATACCCTACGCAGCGACCATGCACCATTTTGGTATCAGGGCGTGGGTGCTGTGCTAGTGACAGATACCGCAAATTTACGTACTCCGCACTATCATAAACCTAGCGATGTTCCAGCGACTATCGAGCGATCGTTCTTCACAGGAGCAGCACAGATTGTAGTCAATGCTACGACTACCTTGTTAGAAAAGACCAACTTTTGAAGGACGCAGGGCAATACTTTTCGGATAAACCCAACAATCTCTATTTTGATCTGGGGAAAGGTTAAAGGGGAAGGGGTAAGGGTTTGAATTTACCTTTACCCCTTCCCCTTTCTCCCAAAACCCGAAAAGTATTGGGAGGCAGGGGGCAAAACAGTTCCGTTAGCGGTAACGGGGCGTTGAGCTAGTTCCCAGTCCTGAATAAAGAAGCGAAATTCCCCACTCATTACCATTACTCATTACTCATTACTCAGCACTACTGAATAGTCTTTGCTTCAGGGAAAGTCAATGTCCAGTTCTGTTTATCATTGAGTTGAAAGTACAAACCTTGGAGAATTAGCCGCAGAGCTATTCGAGTTCTAATAAACTTTCTGACTAGATAAGTTCCTGGTTCAGCAAAGATATCATCAAAGTTTTTTTGATAACCAGATTGTTTGGAACAATAACTACCAGCACCTTGAACTGTCACCACAAAAAATGGAGCTTGTTTGTATTCATCAGGAATCATAAATATTCCATATACATGGTGACGACCACGCCACGGCTGAATAATAACTTTAGTAGCATGTACTTGGAATTTTGTAGTTTTTGATGCTAGAAAAGGCTCGAAATTGCAATCAGAATCATTCACAGTCCACCACAATGTAATAATACTCAGAGAGAGCAGCAAAAGTAAAAGATAGCGGAGTCTGCGACGCATAAAACTAAGAGAAATTGTTGATGCGGCTGGTAGAATTTGATGAGTAATGATAATGCAGCTACAGCAATAAGACTATCTACCTGCAACACCTCTGCAACACGCTCTAAAGGTCAAAAACAAAACATTAAGTTGTCTTTAAATTTTCGTGTTATCAAAACTTATACTCAGTTTTGGATTTTGGATTAATCCCATACATAAATTGCTCTGGATAAATAATTTTTAATTGTCGCTGTTACAGTATTAAACCTAGCGGAGAAACAATTAGGCTTTTGTGGCTATTAACACTGATTTATGCTCATTTTTTTAGCTGTGATGAATTCTACAATTTGTTGCTTTTTATCGGCTTTGTTGGCATCAGCAGATACTTTGAGGATATCTGGGCGTAGGCGTAGCCCATCGTAGACATCGCCATCAACTTCAGAAAAAAATTTACTTTTATTTCTCAGCCATTAATAGGGTAGTCAAATACACAAATATCCGTTATATTCCCGTAAGTAACACTTGGTATAAATATTTATGGGAAGAAATTGGGAAAGTCTTAAGACAGTTGCGGGTTTCTTAGGTGCGATTGTACTTACACAGTTCGGGGGAAATGCTTCGGCCATTGCGGCTGACACAGTGATCGTGCGTTTGGGCTTATTTACAGAGTCCATTTCTCTTACTGAGTTGCAAAAGGCTGCAAAAACTGGGGAATTGCCTGAGAGTTTGCAGCCTTACACTAAAGAATTATCTGAACAACAACGCCGCTTCTTCCTGGGGGCGTTGGGTATGAATATACCGATGAATATTGTCACCGTTGATAAGTTAGTTAATAGTCGAATTGGTACAACTATTCTCAATGATTTCGCTACGGCCTTAGCTAGAAAGGATAAAGCTGGGGTACAAGCACTGAGAGCCGGATTGGTATTAGGCTCTGCTGCACCGCAGGGTCTTTCTATATTAAGTTTTATCGCCGCTTATCCCAGTAAACGCCTAGAAATTGATTTGCCACAGGCTTTTTTAGTTGCAGGGAGTTTGAATACAGCTTTTTGGCGTACTCAACAATTTATGCTAGCGTTGACGCGTAGCGGCTTGTCGTCAGACATCGCTTTGCAACTTGACTCTAAAACACCACAGATTGCTTTCCCTTTTGATCCCAGCCAACCAGGAAGCGCTCAAGTAAAAATACTCAACTTCAGCCTGAATGACCAAAAGCGCGATCGCCAAATTCCAGTTGATATTTATTGGTCAACTGCTGCAACTCCCGACAAACCCGTAATTGTCCTTTCTCATGGCTTCGCGTCAGTCCGCACAGACTTGCGTTATCTAGCAGAACATTTAGCATCCCACGGTTATGTAGTCGCAGCTTTAGAACATCCCGGTAGTAATCAGGCAAATACTGACTTAGCATTCCAAGGCAAAACCAGAGTTATGAAGCCTCAGGAGTTTTTGGATCGCCCTCAAGATATTAGTTTTGTTCTCGACGAATTAGAAAAGCTCAACCAAACGGCTAATCATCCGCTGCAAGGGAAACTTGCAACCAATAAAGCGATGATTATTGGCTATTCTTTTGGCGGTGGTACAGCTTTAGCACTTGCTGGAGCCGAGTTACAACTAGAACATCTCAAACAACGCTGTCAAAAGAACTTGGCTGTCTTGAGTCTGGGAGAAGATATGCAGTGCATCGCTCAAGAATTGCCAGAAAATAGTTATCAGCTACGAGATGCCAGAATAAAACAGGCGATCGCTTTCGATCCGACAACTTCTCTGATTTTTGGTGAAACTGGGTTAACTAAGATACAAGTTCCTACCCTAGTGTTAGCAGGCTCCGCCGATAAAACCACCCCAGCTTTAACTGAACAGATTGTAGGATTTAACAAAATCCCATCCCCAAAATGGCTAGTTGGTATAGTTGGAGGCACTCATTTGAGCGTCAAAGACCCCAGCACCACTTTGGATCAGATAGGACAACCCAATACACCGATTAGTGGCGGTGAAGTTGTGGGTGAACAAGCAGCAGATGTTCGTAAGTACGTTAAAGCTATAGCTTTAGCCTTTGCTGCACAGATGACTCCAGAAGCTAAAAACTACGCTGTCTTTTTGACATCAGATTATGCTCAGTTTGCTTCAACTGCTGCATTTCCATTTCGTCTCATTACGGAGATTCCTCCTAATGCTATGGCAATAGTAAAAGAATTTGTTGACAAATAAGCTTTAAAGGACTTCCAAATAAACAATATCCAATACAAAGACGCGATAAATCACCCTCAAGACGAAAGACTGATTATTCTAAAGACGGCGATTCATCGCGTCTCTTGTCTTAACCGAAAAGTCTTGCCTCTCATCCTGCCTTCCCTAAGATTAATAGATATAGCAGTTTTCTCTTACATGAAGTATAAAGTTACAGATTTTGAGGCAGGAGGCAGGAGGTAGAAACTCTTTATATCTGATGCGTGAGTCTTACATTTTCTATCTCACTTACGTGCAAACTGTTGTAAATCAGTTTGCACAATAAAATTGGGCTGAATTTTGATGATTTTACTTAGATAAAAGTATACCAACCTGCTAATAAACTTATAGTTGCTATTAAAGCAATACTAAATTTTCACAGTAAAAATAACTATTTAGATATAAACTTCATAATATTTTCGTTAAAAATAATAGAAGCTTGAGAGTGTAAAAATGAGGAGCATCTGCTGGATAATACATTTGTATTCCAGCTAAAATGCCAAAAATCAATGAACACAAGTTGCTTAGTGCCAAATATGTTCATGCCTTTTGTAGTACAAAACTATTCAAATTTATCCACGAAAAACTACAGATGAACACAACAGAAAAACCTCAATTCTTGTTTTCATTTACTCAGGCAACAAAGAATTTTAGGCACATGATATAGCAAAACTAATTTCGGATTCAAAATTAAACAATTACTCAATTTCAGTCAAGCCTATGCAACTCTATACAACTCGTGAAATCGAACAGCTTCAACAGCACGAAGACCTTTCTCCCTTAATTGAAATTATGGAGTGGGTGAAAAATTTTTTAGGAAAACCTCATCCTAACTTAGGCAGACCCGGCGCAGTTTGCCCTTTTGTTCCTTACTCTCTCAAGTCAAATAGTATTCGTTTAGCAGTTATTCACACAGAAAATTTGTATCCAGAACAATTAGAAGAGGTTGTTGGACGCTACCGAGATATATTTCTAGAAATAGATAATAATGAGCAGGAATTAGCAATTAATAAAGCTTTTTTACTGATCTTGCCTGACATCCATATAGATGATGCTTCTAAAGTAGTAGATCGTATCCAACAAAAACTCAAACCTTTATTTGTTGAGTCAGGACTGATGATAGGGGAATTTCATAAACGTAATGAAAGTCCTGGTCTGCACAATCCAAATTTTCGTCCACTTCGTAGCCCTATACCTTTATTAGCTATCCGGTTTATGGTTGAAGCTGACCTCCCTTTTCTTGTGAGTCCAGCCGATCCACGCTTACGTATTCGGTATCTGGAAGCTTACTTACAGCGTTTTGGTCATAATTTTACAGATGCAACTAAGTTTAAAAATGCTCATCAAGCATTGGCTTTAGCGAAAGAACAGCTTAAAAAAGAAAATTTAGTGAGTTCCTGCATATAATTCAGTAATAACAGCTGCAAGAATTGATCGTTCAAAGCCCAAATGTGCATAAGATGAGGAAAGCGTTGGTAGTAAAGCTGGTTTATCAAGACTACCTATATGAGAAGATCCAGACAATTATGAGGCTGATTTGCAATCTTGGCGAGAAGGGCGAATAAATTAAACGACCTTTTGCTGCTTTTGAGTTAGATGCATCGCAATTCCTTTCTCGTAATAAGCTGCTTCATTAATAAAAATAGGATAAACAGTAGACGTTCCCTCATAGAAAATATCTTTGCCTTCAAAAGTCAGAAACATTGGATCGCCTGGATTCAAAGGTTCATAATCCCTAAATTGAAGCTGGGGGTGAATCATCGCTTGAATCTCCCCTCGTAGGTGCAACCCGCCGTAGGCATCGCTTCTCGGATAATCTACAGTTCTAATATATTTATAAAGTGTAAGCTGGTTGCTTGTCTGCGGAATATTCCCCTGGTTGCACCTTTCAAAATAGTCTAAAACCGCATAAATAAGCTGTTCTGTTTTCTGAAATAATTCGGCGTTTAATATATTCTGAGCCACAGCCCCAACTTCTATAACAAAACCCAATTCACACAAAGAACGGAGAAAACCATTTTCTTTGGATTCCTGATTAATATAGACTTTCACTAAAGGATTGATAGAACTTAAATAAGCACCTAAACGAAGCAATAAAGGATGCATATCGCAAAAAATCAGACTTAACCCCATGTTGGCAGTTGTGCTGTGCAAATCAATAATTACATCTACAAAAGGCTGATTTTGCGGTTGCAATATCTGTTGAATTACTTTTGCCCGCGTATCTTCATAACTTGAGAGTTGGGGATTTTGCAAGCCTTGATTAGTGAAGCAACGATTTAAATCTTTTTCAATGTATCGTTTGCCTTCTTCAATAGCTTTAAGATTGCCAAGTAATGCCAGAGTTTCAAAACTTGCTCTATTGATTAAATTAGGATACTGCTGAAACTTTTTGACTAAATGTACTCCTGTTAACTCATTACCGTGGTTTCCTCCAACGATCGCAACTCGTTCAATCTGACTCATAACCACCTCTGTCTAAAAACTACCCTACGGTTATTGAAAATGGTGCAAGATCCAAGATAGAAGTATAACTGCTGCTAACTAAATCTTGTAAAAAACTGACGCGAACGCTCCATGTTCGAGCCAAAATATGATAACTGTTAAGCTGTTGGTTTTGGTATAAAAGGGGAGCAAATTTATGGAGAAGGACTTTCAAGCGATGCCTCCAGCAGGCTACGCCTACGCTGAACTTTACAAAAACGCCCTCCTCAACGACGTACTCCCCTTTTGGGAAAAATATTCTCTCGATTGGCAGCAAGGCGGTTATTTTACCTGCCTCGATCGCGAAGGCAAAATTTATGATACAGACAAATTCATCTGGCTGCAAAACCGCCAGGTGTGGACTTTTTCGATACTTTACAACCAGCTAGAAAAGCGCGAAAATTGGCTAAAAATTGCCAGTAATGGCGCCAATTTTCTCGCCCAACATGGCAGAGATAGCGATGGTAACTGGTACTTTGCCCTCACCCGTGAAGGGAAACCACTGGTTCAGCCTTACAATATCTTTTCTGATTGCTTTGCGGCGATGGCATTTAGTCAATATGCACTCGCTGGCGGCGAAGAATGGGCAAAGGATGTGGCAATGCAGGCTTATAACAACGTATTACGCCGCAAAGACAACCCCAAGGGCAAATATAATAAAACCTATCCCGGCACACGTCCGATGAAATCATTGGCTGTACCGATGATTTTAGCCAACCTGACTCTAGAAATGGAATGGTTGCTGCCAAAGGAAACCTTAGAGAATGTCCTAGCTGAAACCGTCCGCGAAGTGATGACCG
This Nostoc sp. C052 DNA region includes the following protein-coding sequences:
- a CDS encoding alpha/beta hydrolase, giving the protein MGRNWESLKTVAGFLGAIVLTQFGGNASAIAADTVIVRLGLFTESISLTELQKAAKTGELPESLQPYTKELSEQQRRFFLGALGMNIPMNIVTVDKLVNSRIGTTILNDFATALARKDKAGVQALRAGLVLGSAAPQGLSILSFIAAYPSKRLEIDLPQAFLVAGSLNTAFWRTQQFMLALTRSGLSSDIALQLDSKTPQIAFPFDPSQPGSAQVKILNFSLNDQKRDRQIPVDIYWSTAATPDKPVIVLSHGFASVRTDLRYLAEHLASHGYVVAALEHPGSNQANTDLAFQGKTRVMKPQEFLDRPQDISFVLDELEKLNQTANHPLQGKLATNKAMIIGYSFGGGTALALAGAELQLEHLKQRCQKNLAVLSLGEDMQCIAQELPENSYQLRDARIKQAIAFDPTTSLIFGETGLTKIQVPTLVLAGSADKTTPALTEQIVGFNKIPSPKWLVGIVGGTHLSVKDPSTTLDQIGQPNTPISGGEVVGEQAADVRKYVKAIALAFAAQMTPEAKNYAVFLTSDYAQFASTAAFPFRLITEIPPNAMAIVKEFVDK
- a CDS encoding AGE family epimerase/isomerase, yielding MEKDFQAMPPAGYAYAELYKNALLNDVLPFWEKYSLDWQQGGYFTCLDREGKIYDTDKFIWLQNRQVWTFSILYNQLEKRENWLKIASNGANFLAQHGRDSDGNWYFALTREGKPLVQPYNIFSDCFAAMAFSQYALAGGEEWAKDVAMQAYNNVLRRKDNPKGKYNKTYPGTRPMKSLAVPMILANLTLEMEWLLPKETLENVLAETVREVMTDFLDPERGLMYENVAPDGSHIDCFEGRLINPGHGIEAMWFIMDIARRQNDTKTINQAVDVVLNILNFAWDNEYGGLYYFMDAAGHPPQQLEWDQKLWWVHLESLVALAMGYRLTGREVCWEWYQKMHDYAWSHFADSEYGEWFGYLNRRGEVLLNLKGGKWKGCFHVPRALYLCWQQFESLQRLGQ
- a CDS encoding M28 family peptidase, with the translated sequence MKKWIWLILLALMAVVVVGSRGSTFFEQPPSPTIVERIPVETPQLQPESQEVDNILQVSTDKLLSHIQKLNFQRYTTTERSLTRTYITTELKKLGWKPKLEKFSDGVNIFAERPGTNKAAKAILVAAHYDTVASSPGADDNASGVAVVLEVSRLLGSHPTPRTLQLAFFDQEEAGLLGSQAFVSKKARLQNLGGAIVMDMVGYACYTAGCQKYPTGLPVKPPSDKGDFLAVIGDTEHLSLLSAFQNSQNIPLTALNKQELNLPAVLTLPIPFKGLLTPDTLRSDHAPFWYQGVGAVLVTDTANLRTPHYHKPSDVPATIERSFFTGAAQIVVNATTTLLEKTNF
- a CDS encoding aspartoacylase, with translation MSQIERVAIVGGNHGNELTGVHLVKKFQQYPNLINRASFETLALLGNLKAIEEGKRYIEKDLNRCFTNQGLQNPQLSSYEDTRAKVIQQILQPQNQPFVDVIIDLHSTTANMGLSLIFCDMHPLLLRLGAYLSSINPLVKVYINQESKENGFLRSLCELGFVIEVGAVAQNILNAELFQKTEQLIYAVLDYFERCNQGNIPQTSNQLTLYKYIRTVDYPRSDAYGGLHLRGEIQAMIHPQLQFRDYEPLNPGDPMFLTFEGKDIFYEGTSTVYPIFINEAAYYEKGIAMHLTQKQQKVV
- a CDS encoding DUF6875 domain-containing protein, translating into MQLYTTREIEQLQQHEDLSPLIEIMEWVKNFLGKPHPNLGRPGAVCPFVPYSLKSNSIRLAVIHTENLYPEQLEEVVGRYRDIFLEIDNNEQELAINKAFLLILPDIHIDDASKVVDRIQQKLKPLFVESGLMIGEFHKRNESPGLHNPNFRPLRSPIPLLAIRFMVEADLPFLVSPADPRLRIRYLEAYLQRFGHNFTDATKFKNAHQALALAKEQLKKENLVSSCI